A stretch of the Bacillus sp. B-jedd genome encodes the following:
- a CDS encoding Na(+)/H(+) antiporter subunit F1 produces the protein MFVIILKISLLFLALSFIATIYRLIKGPSLPDRIQALDSIGITSIAAVAVTSVILRTHAFFEVILLIGILSFIGTLAFARFLERGAAIEPRRPQ, from the coding sequence ATGTTTGTGATCATATTGAAGATTTCGTTATTGTTTCTGGCTCTTTCCTTCATCGCAACGATCTATCGGCTTATCAAAGGGCCTTCCCTCCCGGACAGGATCCAGGCTCTTGACTCAATTGGCATCACCTCGATCGCCGCTGTTGCAGTCACCTCTGTCATCCTGAGGACACATGCGTTTTTCGAAGTCATCCTCCTGATTGGAATATTATCATTTATTGGGACACTCGCTTTTGCGAGATTCCTGGAAAGGGGTGCGGCCATTGAACCTAGGCGCCCTCAGTGA
- a CDS encoding Na+/H+ antiporter subunit E: MALQVLTNLFIALLWTALQEDWSPLTFASGYFVGIIVLFLLRRFLPDNFYLTTFINIAKLAAVFIHELFISGYAVISHVIRPKLAISPGTLTLETDLETDIEVTLLALLVTLTPGSVVMDVSEDKKSLFVHVLDTSDSNEAILKSQVRFENSIKKVTRKCL, translated from the coding sequence ATGGCTTTACAGGTATTAACCAATCTATTTATTGCACTGCTTTGGACGGCTCTCCAGGAAGACTGGAGCCCCCTTACGTTCGCCAGCGGCTATTTCGTCGGGATCATCGTCCTGTTTTTATTGCGACGCTTCCTCCCGGATAATTTTTATTTGACGACTTTTATTAATATCGCCAAGCTCGCGGCGGTTTTCATTCATGAATTATTCATTTCCGGCTATGCCGTTATCAGCCATGTCATACGCCCAAAATTAGCAATCAGCCCTGGTACACTGACGCTTGAGACCGATCTAGAAACAGACATCGAGGTAACCCTCCTCGCCCTCCTCGTCACCTTAACACCAGGTTCTGTCGTCATGGATGTGTCAGAGGATAAAAAGTCGTTATTTGTCCATGTCCTTGATACATCAGATTCGAATGAAGCGATTTTGAAGTCGCAAGTCAGATTCGAAAATTCAATTAAGAAGGTGACCCGGAAATGTTTGTGA
- a CDS encoding Na(+)/H(+) antiporter subunit C: METMLSVIIGVLFTIGTYLLLEKKLLQIILGTSLISHAVNLLILTMGGLKKGAPPLLGIGSETYTDPLPQALILTAIVINFGTTALFLVLSYRAYKVLGTDDTNQMRGNENE, from the coding sequence ATGGAAACGATGCTCTCTGTAATCATCGGTGTCCTTTTTACCATTGGAACGTATTTGCTTTTGGAAAAAAAACTGCTGCAAATCATTTTGGGAACTTCCCTTATCAGCCATGCGGTCAACCTGCTGATTCTTACGATGGGCGGATTGAAGAAAGGCGCGCCTCCCCTGCTTGGAATCGGCAGTGAAACCTATACGGACCCATTGCCGCAGGCGCTTATATTGACTGCTATCGTCATTAACTTCGGGACAACCGCCCTTTTCCTTGTCCTTAGCTATCGTGCATACAAGGTGCTTGGCACAGATGACACGAACCAAATGAGAGGTAATGAAAATGAATAA
- a CDS encoding M14 family metallopeptidase yields MRRKKKFMNGLVVVAAIGALGFTTVYPALGHPGVIRAAQLEGEPILPEESPSIVQLEVPNKPALDKMAEMGIDLTHNVHQHDDVIEADVVVTPSEIKELRKHGIKVKETLITEAQWNERTTERNAAAQSQSALAAAEDTIKVLRANHYTNQSATFLYVEAKTSAGTSASTALTASWIENGVEKKVTLSRFVDYGEYMYHWFEVPVTAIPESVSITSNLGGTASSPVTEWLGEVKKGNPKKHYAKEFVDHYMDPYELYERAEQLANEFPDLVEIIDMPNKTNGYRRLAQATIGSVTSSAVVVSSKAWGHEGGNDITVEFKNPGQASQPLKVAIDGKKITVNLATDTSGKITSTAKQVVDALNANANSPVTAMTYRGNVGTGVVAAASSNLSDNLNAPEYVSRDPQTVKAIRIGKYRDGSKPGVLGYAQEHAREWVTPLVTIETAERLLRNYAHDGETKQLVNNLDIFLIPSVNPDGANYSFYDYNMQRKNMTNHCGPAQSDPANRNGWGVDLNRNHSVGSVFDGYVGASSTNCLSSTYAGPAENSEPEARNLVWLADKYSNIKFAMNIHSYGGYFMWSPGSYDPKRVTLPRPTAGQEAFYWAASNEILNDILDHRGTVILPSRTGPIPDVLYSAAGNSADYLWYEKGIYAWNFEVGADLWDSTANRWRAVGFQPTYEEGHEEAMEFANGLIGLIKVAYNQSKDKQPPSTKAVPGNGKFAGPVEVSFETSEAATIYYTLDGSRPTFESQHLRLAGTREPAETLKINKSTVINWFAVDAAGNIENNYNPFSKASNFNSVTLTIK; encoded by the coding sequence TTGAGACGAAAAAAGAAATTCATGAATGGCCTGGTCGTTGTTGCGGCAATTGGCGCGTTAGGATTTACAACCGTGTACCCGGCCCTTGGCCATCCAGGCGTTATCCGCGCCGCGCAGCTTGAAGGCGAACCAATCCTCCCTGAAGAGTCCCCTTCCATCGTCCAGCTCGAAGTACCGAACAAACCGGCTCTTGATAAAATGGCGGAAATGGGGATTGACCTGACCCACAATGTCCACCAGCACGATGATGTAATCGAGGCTGATGTCGTTGTCACTCCTTCAGAAATTAAAGAATTAAGGAAGCATGGGATTAAGGTAAAGGAAACTCTCATCACTGAAGCCCAGTGGAATGAACGGACAACTGAAAGGAATGCTGCTGCACAGAGCCAGTCAGCACTAGCGGCAGCTGAAGATACCATCAAAGTATTGAGGGCCAACCATTATACGAACCAGTCGGCAACCTTCCTTTATGTAGAGGCGAAAACCAGCGCGGGTACAAGCGCAAGTACAGCATTGACTGCTTCATGGATTGAAAATGGAGTGGAGAAAAAAGTAACATTAAGCCGATTTGTGGATTATGGGGAATATATGTATCACTGGTTCGAGGTCCCGGTCACGGCTATTCCTGAAAGCGTTTCCATAACGAGTAATCTTGGCGGCACGGCCTCCAGCCCTGTTACAGAATGGCTTGGAGAAGTGAAAAAAGGCAATCCGAAAAAGCATTACGCCAAGGAATTTGTCGACCATTATATGGATCCTTATGAACTGTATGAAAGAGCAGAACAGCTGGCCAATGAATTCCCGGATTTAGTCGAAATTATCGACATGCCAAATAAGACAAACGGGTACCGCCGCCTTGCCCAGGCAACAATTGGCAGCGTAACATCTTCCGCAGTAGTCGTCTCCTCAAAAGCATGGGGCCATGAAGGCGGAAATGATATTACAGTCGAGTTTAAAAATCCTGGACAAGCCAGCCAGCCCTTAAAAGTGGCGATAGATGGCAAAAAAATCACCGTCAATCTGGCGACTGATACATCCGGAAAAATAACAAGTACAGCAAAACAAGTCGTTGATGCTCTTAATGCAAACGCAAACAGCCCTGTTACGGCCATGACATACCGAGGAAATGTGGGGACAGGTGTAGTAGCCGCAGCCTCTAGTAACCTATCGGACAACCTGAACGCTCCTGAATATGTTTCACGCGACCCACAAACCGTTAAAGCCATTCGCATCGGGAAGTATCGCGACGGTTCCAAGCCAGGTGTCCTAGGCTATGCTCAGGAACATGCCCGTGAGTGGGTGACTCCGCTTGTGACAATTGAAACAGCCGAGCGGTTATTACGGAATTATGCGCATGACGGGGAAACGAAACAGCTCGTGAACAACCTCGACATTTTCCTAATTCCTTCTGTGAACCCTGATGGCGCAAATTACAGCTTCTACGATTACAATATGCAGCGAAAAAATATGACCAATCATTGCGGACCTGCCCAATCCGACCCAGCAAACCGCAACGGCTGGGGAGTTGACTTGAACCGGAACCATTCTGTCGGTTCTGTCTTTGACGGATATGTTGGCGCCTCCAGCACGAATTGCTTAAGTTCAACTTACGCGGGTCCAGCGGAAAATTCAGAGCCAGAGGCAAGGAATCTTGTCTGGCTCGCGGATAAATATTCAAATATTAAATTTGCGATGAATATCCATAGCTATGGCGGCTACTTCATGTGGTCCCCAGGCTCCTATGATCCTAAACGAGTTACCTTGCCGCGCCCGACAGCTGGGCAGGAAGCCTTCTACTGGGCTGCTTCGAACGAAATCCTGAATGACATTCTGGATCATCGCGGAACCGTAATTTTGCCTAGCCGTACAGGTCCGATTCCGGATGTATTATACTCCGCAGCCGGAAACTCAGCAGACTACCTCTGGTATGAAAAAGGAATATACGCTTGGAACTTTGAAGTCGGCGCGGATCTTTGGGATTCCACTGCGAACAGGTGGCGAGCCGTTGGATTCCAGCCAACTTATGAAGAGGGCCATGAAGAGGCAATGGAATTTGCAAATGGACTGATTGGCTTGATCAAGGTTGCTTACAACCAATCAAAGGATAAACAGCCGCCTTCCACAAAAGCAGTCCCAGGAAACGGAAAATTCGCAGGGCCAGTGGAAGTTTCTTTTGAAACGAGCGAAGCGGCCACCATCTACTATACACTCGATGGCAGCCGCCCGACATTCGAATCACAACATCTCCGGCTTGCCGGGACGCGCGAACCTGCCGAAACTTTGAAAATCAATAAATCAACTGTCATTAACTGGTTTGCCGTCGACGCCGCGGGTAACATCGAGAATAACTACAACCCATTCAGCAAAGCTTCAAACTTCAATTCAGTCACACTGACAATCAAGTAA
- a CDS encoding Na+/H+ antiporter subunit D, whose product MNNLLILPIIIPLITGMIMVVIKNKIRIHRLLGIAAIAGTGAVSALIIAQIKEKGIQVLHIGGWEAPFGVSLAADMFSALLLLTACVVSLFCLMYAFRSIGEERERHYFYPLFLFLLAGVNGSFLTGDIFNLFVCFEVMLISSYVLISIGGTKIQLRESIKYVLVNLVSSVLFLVAIATLYATLGTLNFAHLSVRVAEAGQDGLLTAISFLFLIVFSLKAGLLLFFWLPGSYSAPPTAIAAIFAALLTKVGIYSMFRIFTLVFYHEPNKTHLVIGIMSALTMVLGAIGAIAYSDIKRILTYNVIIGVGFIFAGLASGTAEGFTGALYYLIHDILIKALLFLIGGTVIAMTGTASLKDISGLIRTYPALGWMFFIAALSVAGIPPFSGFIGKVFITEGTFEAGYYWLGGLGLFTSLMVLYSVMKIFMNGFWGEPYIGEEDAKEIKKGMLFPLATLTALTIVLGLGAEGISSFSELAVESLMNPSLYINAVLDKN is encoded by the coding sequence ATGAATAATTTACTCATACTGCCAATCATCATCCCGTTAATTACCGGGATGATCATGGTGGTGATTAAAAATAAAATCAGGATTCACCGGCTGCTCGGGATTGCAGCGATCGCCGGGACAGGGGCAGTTTCAGCACTGATAATTGCTCAGATTAAAGAAAAGGGCATCCAGGTTCTTCACATTGGCGGATGGGAGGCGCCTTTTGGAGTCAGCCTGGCAGCGGATATGTTCTCCGCCCTCCTTCTTTTGACAGCTTGCGTTGTCTCGCTGTTTTGCCTGATGTACGCCTTCCGCTCGATCGGCGAGGAACGGGAGAGGCATTACTTTTATCCGCTGTTCTTGTTTTTACTCGCAGGTGTAAATGGATCGTTTCTCACTGGCGACATTTTCAATCTTTTCGTTTGTTTTGAAGTAATGCTGATCTCTTCCTATGTCCTTATTTCAATCGGGGGAACAAAGATACAGCTGAGGGAGTCAATCAAATATGTGCTTGTAAACCTGGTTTCCTCCGTCCTTTTCCTTGTGGCCATTGCAACCTTATATGCCACCTTGGGCACGTTGAATTTCGCCCACCTGTCAGTCCGCGTGGCTGAAGCCGGTCAGGATGGTTTGTTGACAGCGATCTCCTTCCTGTTTTTGATTGTATTCAGCTTAAAAGCAGGCTTGCTGCTCTTTTTCTGGCTTCCAGGTTCCTATAGCGCGCCTCCAACAGCGATTGCCGCTATCTTTGCGGCCCTTTTGACAAAGGTTGGCATTTATTCGATGTTCAGAATCTTTACCCTTGTCTTTTATCATGAGCCGAACAAAACTCATCTCGTTATTGGCATTATGAGCGCCCTGACCATGGTTCTCGGTGCGATAGGCGCCATCGCCTATTCGGATATAAAGAGAATCTTAACGTACAACGTCATTATCGGGGTAGGATTTATTTTTGCCGGACTTGCTTCCGGTACGGCCGAAGGATTTACGGGGGCACTCTACTATTTAATCCATGACATTCTTATCAAAGCCCTCCTCTTCCTAATTGGCGGGACGGTTATTGCAATGACCGGGACAGCGAGCTTAAAGGATATCAGCGGGCTGATCAGGACGTATCCTGCCTTAGGATGGATGTTCTTCATCGCTGCTTTATCTGTGGCGGGGATTCCGCCATTCAGCGGCTTCATCGGCAAGGTGTTTATTACGGAAGGGACATTTGAAGCAGGATACTACTGGTTAGGAGGGCTTGGCCTGTTCACAAGCTTGATGGTCTTGTATTCCGTCATGAAAATCTTTATGAACGGCTTTTGGGGAGAACCTTATATTGGGGAAGAAGATGCGAAGGAAATCAAGAAAGGCATGCTGTTTCCCCTTGCCACTTTGACTGCTTTGACCATCGTGCTTGGACTTGGCGCGGAAGGAATTTCTTCCTTTAGTGAGCTTGCTGTTGAGAGCTTAATGAATCCTTCCCTTTATATTAATGCAGTACTGGACAAGAACTAA
- the mnhG gene encoding monovalent cation/H(+) antiporter subunit G — translation MNLGALSEVITAIFILTGTLASFLSSIGLIRLPDVYTRVHAASKSSTLGVLFTLVGTFLFFFLSEGYLSVRLLLGIFFVFLTAPVSAHLIARASLITKVKMAEATEEGFREVVITEEKN, via the coding sequence TTGAACCTAGGCGCCCTCAGTGAAGTGATTACCGCCATCTTCATATTGACCGGCACACTGGCCAGTTTTTTGAGCTCAATTGGCTTGATCCGCCTTCCGGATGTGTATACACGGGTCCACGCAGCTTCCAAAAGTTCGACGCTCGGCGTTTTATTCACGCTCGTCGGCACGTTTTTATTCTTCTTCCTAAGTGAAGGTTATTTAAGTGTCCGGCTGTTACTTGGGATATTTTTCGTATTTTTGACAGCCCCGGTCTCCGCTCATTTAATCGCCAGAGCCTCTTTAATCACTAAGGTCAAGATGGCTGAGGCAACTGAAGAAGGTTTCCGGGAAGTTGTGATAACCGAGGAAAAGAATTAA
- a CDS encoding Na(+)/H(+) antiporter subunit B, with the protein MKKRNDVILQTVTRVAVIIILTFAINLFFSGHHHPGGGFVGGLAFASAITLLFLTYDIESVRENMPVNFTSMAAIGVLTAVFTGAGSIVFGSPFLTQEFDYFNLPIFGKTELATAMLFDLGVAFAVIGTAMTIIITISGNRS; encoded by the coding sequence ATGAAGAAACGAAATGACGTCATCCTGCAGACGGTAACAAGAGTTGCCGTTATCATCATTCTCACTTTCGCCATTAATCTTTTCTTCTCGGGACACCATCATCCCGGGGGCGGTTTTGTGGGCGGGCTTGCTTTTGCCAGTGCCATCACGCTTCTTTTCCTGACCTATGATATCGAATCGGTACGGGAAAACATGCCCGTGAATTTCACCTCAATGGCAGCTATAGGGGTATTGACCGCTGTCTTTACGGGAGCGGGCAGCATCGTATTCGGTTCCCCGTTCCTTACACAGGAATTCGATTATTTCAACCTCCCGATTTTCGGCAAAACCGAGCTGGCAACAGCGATGTTGTTCGACCTTGGAGTAGCATTCGCCGTCATTGGCACCGCCATGACCATTATCATAACTATTAGCGGGAACCGATCATAA